From the genome of Homo sapiens chromosome 19 genomic scaffold, GRCh38.p14 alternate locus group ALT_REF_LOCI_7 HSCHR19LRC_PGF1_CTG3_1, one region includes:
- the CNOT3 gene encoding CCR4-NOT transcription complex subunit 3 isoform 12 (isoform 12 is encoded by transcript variant 13) → MADKRKLQGEIDRCLKKVSEGVEQFEDIWQKLHNAANANQKEKYEADLKKEIKKLQRLRDQIKTWVASNEIKDKRQLIDNRKLIETQMERFKVVERETKTKAYSKEGLGLAQKVDPAQKEKEEVGQWLTNTIDTLNMQVDQFESEVESLSVQTRKKKGDKDKQDRIEGLKRHIEKHRYHVRMLETILRMLDNDSILVDAIRKIKDDVEYYVDSSQDPDFEENEFLYDDLDLEDIPQALVATSPPSHSHMEDEIFNQSSSTPTSTTSSSPIPPSPANCTTENSEDDKKRGRSTDSEVSQSPAKNGSKPVHSNQHPQSPAVPPTYPSGPPPAASALSTTPGNNGVPAPAAPPSALGPKASPAPSHNSGTPAPYAQAVAPPAPSGPSTTQPRPPSVQPSGGGGGGSGGGGSSSSSNSSAGGGAGKQNGATSYSSVVADSPAEVALSSSGGNNASSQALGPPSGPHNPPPSTSKEPSAAAPTGAGGVAPGSGNNSGGPSLLVPLPVNPPSSPTPSFSDAKAAGALLNGPPQFSTAPEIKAPEPLSSLKSMAERAAISSGIEDPVPTLHLTERDIILSSTSAPPASAQPPLQLSEVNIPLSLGVCPLGPVPLTKEQLYQQAMEEAAWHHMPHPSDSERIRQYLPRNPCPTPPYHHQMPPPHSDTVEFYQRLSTETLFFIFYYLEVQQGPRGSLGPPGFAATAAVPPRAGGVRALRHSIWQPRP, encoded by the exons ATGGCGGACAAGCGCAAACTCCAAG GTGAGATTGATCGCTGCCTCAAGAAGGTGTCCGAGGGCGTGGAGCAGTTTGAAGATATTTGGCAGAAG CTCCACAATGCAGCCAACGCGAACCAGAAAGAAAAGTATGAGGCTGACCTAAAGAAGGAGATTAAGAAGCTACAA CGGCTGAGGGACCAAATCAAGACATGGGTAGCGTCCAACGAGATCAAGGACAAGAGGCAGCTTATAGACAACCGCAAGCTCATTGAGACG CAAATGGAACGGTTCAAAGTTGTGGAACGAGAGACCAAAACCAAAGCTTACAGCAAAgagggcctgggcctggcccagaagGTAGATCCTGcccagaaggagaaggaagaggttgGCCAGTGGCTCACG aATACCATCGACACGCTCAACATGCAGGTGGACCAGTTTGAGAGTGAAGTGGAGTCACTGTCAGTGCAGACACGCAAGAAGAAGGGCGACAAGGAT AAGCAGGACCGGATTGAGGGCTTGAAGCGGCACATCGAGAAGCACCGCTACCACGTGCGCATGCTAGAGACCATCCTGCGCATGCTGGACAATGACTCCATCCTCGTTGACGCCATCCGCAAGATCAAGGACGACGTTGAGTACTATGTTGACTCATCCCAGGACCCCGACTTCGAGGAGAACGAGTTTCTCTACGATGACCTGGACCTCGAGGACATTC CACAGGCGCTGGTCGCCACCTCCCCTCCCAGCCACAGCCACATGGAGGATGAGATCTTCAACCAGTCCAGCAGCACGCCCACCTCAACCACCTCCAGCTCTCCCATCCCGCCCAGCCCAGCCAACTGTACCACG GAAAACTCTGAAGATGATAAGAAGAGGGGACGTTCCACAGACAGTGAAGTCAGCCAG TCTCCAGCCAAAAACGGCTCCAAGCCTGTCCACAGCAACCAGCACCCTCAGTCCCCAGCTGTGCCGCCCACCTACCCCTCCGGCCCCCCGCCTGCTGCCTCTGCCTTGAGCACCACTCCTGGCAACAATGGGGTCCCCGCCCCCGCAGCACCCCCAAGTGCCCTGGGCCCCAAGGCCAGTCCAGCTCCCAGCCACAACTCGGGCACCCCTGCTCCCTATGCCCAGGCTGTGGCCCCACCAGCTCCCAGTGGGCCCAGCACGACCCAGCCCCGGCCCCCCAGCGTCCAGCCTAgcggaggcggaggcggcggCAGCGGAGGTGGAGGGAGCAGCAGCAGTAGTAACAGCAGTGCCGGTGGAGGGGCTGGCAAGCAGAATGGCGCCACCA GTTACAGCTCAGTTGTGGCAGACAGCCCGGCAGAGGTGGCTTTGAGCAGCAGTGGGGGCAACAATGCCAGCAGCCAGGCCTTGGGCCCCCCTTCCGGCCCCCACAACCCACCTCCCAGCACCTC GAAGGAACCCAGTGCGGCAGCCCCAACGGGGGCTGGGGGCGTGGCCCCAGGCTCAGGGAACAACTCAGGGGGACCCAGCCTCCTGGTGCCACTGCCTGTGAATCCTCCCAGCTCCCCAACGCCCAGCTTCAGTGATGCCAAGGCAGCCGGTGCCCTGCTCAATGGGCCTCCACAGTTCAGCACCGCCCCAGAAATCAAG GCCCCTGAGCCTCTGAGCTCCTTGAAGTCCATGGCGGAACGGGCAGCCATCAGCTCTGGCATTGAGGACCCTGTGCCAACGCTGCACCTGACCGAGCGAG aCATCATCCTGAGCAGTACATCAGCACCTCCGGCCTCAGCCCAGCCGCCCCTGCAGCTGTCAGAGGTGAACATACCGCTGTCGCTGGGTGTCTGTCCACTGGGCCCTGTGCCCCTCACCAAGGAGCAGCTCTATCAGCAGGCCATGGAAGAGGCCGCCTGGCACCACATGCCTCACCCCTCTGACTCTGAGCGTATTCG GCAGTACCTCCCCCGGAACCCCTGTCCGACGCCCCCCTACCACCACCAGATGCCACCCCCACACTCGGACACTGTGGAATTCTACCAGCGCCTGTCGACCGAGACACTCTTCTTCATCTTCTACTATCTGGAGGTACAGCAGGGCCCCCGGGGCAGCCTCGGGCCCCCCGGCttcgccgccaccgccgccgtcCCCCCTCGGGCTGGAGGGGTGAG GGCACTAAGGCACAGTATCTGGCAGCCAAGGCCCTAA
- the CNOT3 gene encoding CCR4-NOT transcription complex subunit 3 isoform 4 (isoform 4 is encoded by transcript variant 4) has product MADKRKLQGEIDRCLKKVSEGVEQFEDIWQKLHNAANANQKEKYEADLKKEIKKLQRLRDQIKTWVASNEIKDKRQLIDNRKLIETQMERFKVVERETKTKAYSKEGLGLAQKVDPAQKEKEEVGQWLTNTIDTLNMQVDQFESEVESLSVQTRKKKGDKDQKQDRIEGLKRHIEKHRYHVRMLETILRMLDNDSILVDAIRKIKDDVEYYVDSSQDPDFEENEFLYDDLDLEDIPQALVATSPPSHSHMEDEIFNQSSSTPTSTTSSSPIPPSPANCTTENSEDDKKRGRSTDSEVSQSPAKNGSKPVHSNQHPQSPAVPPTYPSGPPPAASALSTTPGNNGVPAPAAPPSALGPKASPAPSHNSGTPAPYAQAVAPPAPSGPSTTQPRPPSVQPSGGGGGGSGGGGSSSSSNSSAGGGAGKQNGATSYSSVVADSPAEVALSSSGGNNASSQALGPPSGPHNPPPSTSKEPSAAAPTGAGGVAPGSGNNSGGPSLLVPLPVNPPSSPTPSFSDAKAAGALLNGPPQFSTAPEIKAPEPLSSLKSMAERAAISSGIEDPVPTLHLTERDIILSSTSAPPASAQPPLQLSEVNIPLSLGVCPLGPVPLTKEQLYQQAMEEAAWHHMPHPSDSERIRQYLPRNPCPTPPYHHQMPPPHSDTVEFYQRLSTETLFFIFYYLEGTKAQYLAAKALKKQSWRFHTKYMMWFQRHEEPKTITDEFEQLAQSLSLTKYSSLWLSAQPGTPPSHPPLGQLLGLL; this is encoded by the exons ATGGCGGACAAGCGCAAACTCCAAG GTGAGATTGATCGCTGCCTCAAGAAGGTGTCCGAGGGCGTGGAGCAGTTTGAAGATATTTGGCAGAAG CTCCACAATGCAGCCAACGCGAACCAGAAAGAAAAGTATGAGGCTGACCTAAAGAAGGAGATTAAGAAGCTACAA CGGCTGAGGGACCAAATCAAGACATGGGTAGCGTCCAACGAGATCAAGGACAAGAGGCAGCTTATAGACAACCGCAAGCTCATTGAGACG CAAATGGAACGGTTCAAAGTTGTGGAACGAGAGACCAAAACCAAAGCTTACAGCAAAgagggcctgggcctggcccagaagGTAGATCCTGcccagaaggagaaggaagaggttgGCCAGTGGCTCACG aATACCATCGACACGCTCAACATGCAGGTGGACCAGTTTGAGAGTGAAGTGGAGTCACTGTCAGTGCAGACACGCAAGAAGAAGGGCGACAAGGAT CAGAAGCAGGACCGGATTGAGGGCTTGAAGCGGCACATCGAGAAGCACCGCTACCACGTGCGCATGCTAGAGACCATCCTGCGCATGCTGGACAATGACTCCATCCTCGTTGACGCCATCCGCAAGATCAAGGACGACGTTGAGTACTATGTTGACTCATCCCAGGACCCCGACTTCGAGGAGAACGAGTTTCTCTACGATGACCTGGACCTCGAGGACATTC CACAGGCGCTGGTCGCCACCTCCCCTCCCAGCCACAGCCACATGGAGGATGAGATCTTCAACCAGTCCAGCAGCACGCCCACCTCAACCACCTCCAGCTCTCCCATCCCGCCCAGCCCAGCCAACTGTACCACG GAAAACTCTGAAGATGATAAGAAGAGGGGACGTTCCACAGACAGTGAAGTCAGCCAG TCTCCAGCCAAAAACGGCTCCAAGCCTGTCCACAGCAACCAGCACCCTCAGTCCCCAGCTGTGCCGCCCACCTACCCCTCCGGCCCCCCGCCTGCTGCCTCTGCCTTGAGCACCACTCCTGGCAACAATGGGGTCCCCGCCCCCGCAGCACCCCCAAGTGCCCTGGGCCCCAAGGCCAGTCCAGCTCCCAGCCACAACTCGGGCACCCCTGCTCCCTATGCCCAGGCTGTGGCCCCACCAGCTCCCAGTGGGCCCAGCACGACCCAGCCCCGGCCCCCCAGCGTCCAGCCTAgcggaggcggaggcggcggCAGCGGAGGTGGAGGGAGCAGCAGCAGTAGTAACAGCAGTGCCGGTGGAGGGGCTGGCAAGCAGAATGGCGCCACCA GTTACAGCTCAGTTGTGGCAGACAGCCCGGCAGAGGTGGCTTTGAGCAGCAGTGGGGGCAACAATGCCAGCAGCCAGGCCTTGGGCCCCCCTTCCGGCCCCCACAACCCACCTCCCAGCACCTC GAAGGAACCCAGTGCGGCAGCCCCAACGGGGGCTGGGGGCGTGGCCCCAGGCTCAGGGAACAACTCAGGGGGACCCAGCCTCCTGGTGCCACTGCCTGTGAATCCTCCCAGCTCCCCAACGCCCAGCTTCAGTGATGCCAAGGCAGCCGGTGCCCTGCTCAATGGGCCTCCACAGTTCAGCACCGCCCCAGAAATCAAG GCCCCTGAGCCTCTGAGCTCCTTGAAGTCCATGGCGGAACGGGCAGCCATCAGCTCTGGCATTGAGGACCCTGTGCCAACGCTGCACCTGACCGAGCGAG aCATCATCCTGAGCAGTACATCAGCACCTCCGGCCTCAGCCCAGCCGCCCCTGCAGCTGTCAGAGGTGAACATACCGCTGTCGCTGGGTGTCTGTCCACTGGGCCCTGTGCCCCTCACCAAGGAGCAGCTCTATCAGCAGGCCATGGAAGAGGCCGCCTGGCACCACATGCCTCACCCCTCTGACTCTGAGCGTATTCG GCAGTACCTCCCCCGGAACCCCTGTCCGACGCCCCCCTACCACCACCAGATGCCACCCCCACACTCGGACACTGTGGAATTCTACCAGCGCCTGTCGACCGAGACACTCTTCTTCATCTTCTACTATCTGGAG GGCACTAAGGCACAGTATCTGGCAGCCAAGGCCCTAAAGAAGCAGTCATGGCGATTCCACACCAAGTACATGATGTGGTTCCAGAGGCACGAGGAGCCCAAGACCATCACTGACGAGTTTGAGCAG CTGGCGCAGTCCCTCAGCCTGACCAAGTACTCCTCCCTCTGGCTGTCTGCTCAGCCTGGAACACCGCCCTCTCATCCTCCACTTGGCCAGCTCCTAGGCCTCCTGTAG
- the CNOT3 gene encoding CCR4-NOT transcription complex subunit 3 isoform 6 (isoform 6 is encoded by transcript variant 6), whose translation MADKRKLQGEIDRCLKKVSEGVEQFEDIWQKLHNAANANQKEKYEADLKKEIKKLQRLRDQIKTWVASNEIKDKRQLIDNRKLIETQMERFKVVERETKTKAYSKEGLGLAQKVDPAQKEKEEVGQWLTNTIDTLNMQVDQFESEVESLSVQTRKKKGDKDQKQDRIEGLKRHIEKHRYHVRMLETILRMLDNDSILVDAIRKIKDDVEYYVDSSQDPDFEENEFLYDDLDLEDIPQALVATSPPSHSHMEDEIFNQSSSTPTSTTSSSPIPPSPANCTTENSEDDKKRGRSTDSEVSQSPAKNGSKPVHSNQHPQSPAVPPTYPSGPPPAASALSTTPGNNGVPAPAAPPSALGPKASPAPSHNSGTPAPYAQAVAPPAPSGPSTTQPRPPSVQPSGGGGGGSGGGGSSSSSNSSAGGGAGKQNGATSYSSVVADSPAEVALSSSGGNNASSQALGPPSGPHNPPPSTSKEPSAAAPTGAGGVAPGSGNNSGGPSLLVPLPVNPPSSPTPSFSDAKAAGALLNGPPQFSTAPEIKAPEPLSSLKSMAERAAISSGIEDPVPTLHLTERDIILSSTSAPPASAQPPLQLSEVNIPLSLGVCPLGPVPLTKEQLYQQAMEEAAWHHMPHPSDSERIRQYLPRNPCPTPPYHHQMPPPHSDTVEFYQRLSTETLFFIFYYLEGTKAQYLAAKALKKQSWRFHTKYMMWFQRHEEPKTITDEFEQVRAPPPLFPLLGLG comes from the exons ATGGCGGACAAGCGCAAACTCCAAG GTGAGATTGATCGCTGCCTCAAGAAGGTGTCCGAGGGCGTGGAGCAGTTTGAAGATATTTGGCAGAAG CTCCACAATGCAGCCAACGCGAACCAGAAAGAAAAGTATGAGGCTGACCTAAAGAAGGAGATTAAGAAGCTACAA CGGCTGAGGGACCAAATCAAGACATGGGTAGCGTCCAACGAGATCAAGGACAAGAGGCAGCTTATAGACAACCGCAAGCTCATTGAGACG CAAATGGAACGGTTCAAAGTTGTGGAACGAGAGACCAAAACCAAAGCTTACAGCAAAgagggcctgggcctggcccagaagGTAGATCCTGcccagaaggagaaggaagaggttgGCCAGTGGCTCACG aATACCATCGACACGCTCAACATGCAGGTGGACCAGTTTGAGAGTGAAGTGGAGTCACTGTCAGTGCAGACACGCAAGAAGAAGGGCGACAAGGAT CAGAAGCAGGACCGGATTGAGGGCTTGAAGCGGCACATCGAGAAGCACCGCTACCACGTGCGCATGCTAGAGACCATCCTGCGCATGCTGGACAATGACTCCATCCTCGTTGACGCCATCCGCAAGATCAAGGACGACGTTGAGTACTATGTTGACTCATCCCAGGACCCCGACTTCGAGGAGAACGAGTTTCTCTACGATGACCTGGACCTCGAGGACATTC CACAGGCGCTGGTCGCCACCTCCCCTCCCAGCCACAGCCACATGGAGGATGAGATCTTCAACCAGTCCAGCAGCACGCCCACCTCAACCACCTCCAGCTCTCCCATCCCGCCCAGCCCAGCCAACTGTACCACG GAAAACTCTGAAGATGATAAGAAGAGGGGACGTTCCACAGACAGTGAAGTCAGCCAG TCTCCAGCCAAAAACGGCTCCAAGCCTGTCCACAGCAACCAGCACCCTCAGTCCCCAGCTGTGCCGCCCACCTACCCCTCCGGCCCCCCGCCTGCTGCCTCTGCCTTGAGCACCACTCCTGGCAACAATGGGGTCCCCGCCCCCGCAGCACCCCCAAGTGCCCTGGGCCCCAAGGCCAGTCCAGCTCCCAGCCACAACTCGGGCACCCCTGCTCCCTATGCCCAGGCTGTGGCCCCACCAGCTCCCAGTGGGCCCAGCACGACCCAGCCCCGGCCCCCCAGCGTCCAGCCTAgcggaggcggaggcggcggCAGCGGAGGTGGAGGGAGCAGCAGCAGTAGTAACAGCAGTGCCGGTGGAGGGGCTGGCAAGCAGAATGGCGCCACCA GTTACAGCTCAGTTGTGGCAGACAGCCCGGCAGAGGTGGCTTTGAGCAGCAGTGGGGGCAACAATGCCAGCAGCCAGGCCTTGGGCCCCCCTTCCGGCCCCCACAACCCACCTCCCAGCACCTC GAAGGAACCCAGTGCGGCAGCCCCAACGGGGGCTGGGGGCGTGGCCCCAGGCTCAGGGAACAACTCAGGGGGACCCAGCCTCCTGGTGCCACTGCCTGTGAATCCTCCCAGCTCCCCAACGCCCAGCTTCAGTGATGCCAAGGCAGCCGGTGCCCTGCTCAATGGGCCTCCACAGTTCAGCACCGCCCCAGAAATCAAG GCCCCTGAGCCTCTGAGCTCCTTGAAGTCCATGGCGGAACGGGCAGCCATCAGCTCTGGCATTGAGGACCCTGTGCCAACGCTGCACCTGACCGAGCGAG aCATCATCCTGAGCAGTACATCAGCACCTCCGGCCTCAGCCCAGCCGCCCCTGCAGCTGTCAGAGGTGAACATACCGCTGTCGCTGGGTGTCTGTCCACTGGGCCCTGTGCCCCTCACCAAGGAGCAGCTCTATCAGCAGGCCATGGAAGAGGCCGCCTGGCACCACATGCCTCACCCCTCTGACTCTGAGCGTATTCG GCAGTACCTCCCCCGGAACCCCTGTCCGACGCCCCCCTACCACCACCAGATGCCACCCCCACACTCGGACACTGTGGAATTCTACCAGCGCCTGTCGACCGAGACACTCTTCTTCATCTTCTACTATCTGGAG GGCACTAAGGCACAGTATCTGGCAGCCAAGGCCCTAAAGAAGCAGTCATGGCGATTCCACACCAAGTACATGATGTGGTTCCAGAGGCACGAGGAGCCCAAGACCATCACTGACGAGTTTGAGCAGGTGAGGGCCCCGCCCCCTCTCTTCCCGCTGCTAGGGTTGGGGTAG
- the CNOT3 gene encoding CCR4-NOT transcription complex subunit 3 isoform X6: protein MADKRKLQGEIDRCLKKVSEGVEQFEDIWQKLHNAANANQKEKYEADLKKEIKKLQRLRDQIKTWVASNEIKDKRQLIDNRKLIETQMERFKVVERETKTKAYSKEGLGLAQKVDPAQKEKEEVGQWLTNTIDTLNMQVDQFESEVESLSVQTRKKKGDKDKQDRIEGLKRHIEKHRYHVRMLETILRMLDNDSILVDAIRKIKDDVEYYVDSSQDPDFEENEFLYDDLDLEDIPQALVATSPPSHSHMEDEIFNQSSSTPTSTTSSSPIPPSPANCTTENSEDDKKRGRSTDSEVSQSPAKNGSKPVHSNQHPQSPAVPPTYPSGPPPAASALSTTPGNNGVPAPAAPPSALGPKASPAPSHNSGTPAPYAQAVAPPAPSGPSTTQPRPPSVQPSGGGGGGSGGGGSSSSSNSSAGGGAGKQNGATSYSSVVADSPAEVALSSSGGNNASSQALGPPSGPHNPPPSTSKEPSAAAPTGAGGVAPGSGNNSGGPSLLVPLPVNPPSSPTPSFSDAKAAGALLNGPPQFSTAPEIKAPEPLSSLKSMAERAAISSGIEDPVPTLHLTERDIILSSTSAPPASAQPPLQLSEVNIPLSLGVCPLGPVPLTKEQLYQQAMEEAAWHHMPHPSDSERIRQYLPRNPCPTPPYHHQMPPPHSDTVEFYQRLSTETLFFIFYYLEGTKAQYLAAKALKKQSWRFHTKYMMWFQRHEEPKTITDEFEQGTYIYFDYEKWGQRKKEGFTFEYRYLEDRDLQ from the exons ATGGCGGACAAGCGCAAACTCCAAG GTGAGATTGATCGCTGCCTCAAGAAGGTGTCCGAGGGCGTGGAGCAGTTTGAAGATATTTGGCAGAAG CTCCACAATGCAGCCAACGCGAACCAGAAAGAAAAGTATGAGGCTGACCTAAAGAAGGAGATTAAGAAGCTACAA CGGCTGAGGGACCAAATCAAGACATGGGTAGCGTCCAACGAGATCAAGGACAAGAGGCAGCTTATAGACAACCGCAAGCTCATTGAGACG CAAATGGAACGGTTCAAAGTTGTGGAACGAGAGACCAAAACCAAAGCTTACAGCAAAgagggcctgggcctggcccagaagGTAGATCCTGcccagaaggagaaggaagaggttgGCCAGTGGCTCACG aATACCATCGACACGCTCAACATGCAGGTGGACCAGTTTGAGAGTGAAGTGGAGTCACTGTCAGTGCAGACACGCAAGAAGAAGGGCGACAAGGAT AAGCAGGACCGGATTGAGGGCTTGAAGCGGCACATCGAGAAGCACCGCTACCACGTGCGCATGCTAGAGACCATCCTGCGCATGCTGGACAATGACTCCATCCTCGTTGACGCCATCCGCAAGATCAAGGACGACGTTGAGTACTATGTTGACTCATCCCAGGACCCCGACTTCGAGGAGAACGAGTTTCTCTACGATGACCTGGACCTCGAGGACATTC CACAGGCGCTGGTCGCCACCTCCCCTCCCAGCCACAGCCACATGGAGGATGAGATCTTCAACCAGTCCAGCAGCACGCCCACCTCAACCACCTCCAGCTCTCCCATCCCGCCCAGCCCAGCCAACTGTACCACG GAAAACTCTGAAGATGATAAGAAGAGGGGACGTTCCACAGACAGTGAAGTCAGCCAG TCTCCAGCCAAAAACGGCTCCAAGCCTGTCCACAGCAACCAGCACCCTCAGTCCCCAGCTGTGCCGCCCACCTACCCCTCCGGCCCCCCGCCTGCTGCCTCTGCCTTGAGCACCACTCCTGGCAACAATGGGGTCCCCGCCCCCGCAGCACCCCCAAGTGCCCTGGGCCCCAAGGCCAGTCCAGCTCCCAGCCACAACTCGGGCACCCCTGCTCCCTATGCCCAGGCTGTGGCCCCACCAGCTCCCAGTGGGCCCAGCACGACCCAGCCCCGGCCCCCCAGCGTCCAGCCTAgcggaggcggaggcggcggCAGCGGAGGTGGAGGGAGCAGCAGCAGTAGTAACAGCAGTGCCGGTGGAGGGGCTGGCAAGCAGAATGGCGCCACCA GTTACAGCTCAGTTGTGGCAGACAGCCCGGCAGAGGTGGCTTTGAGCAGCAGTGGGGGCAACAATGCCAGCAGCCAGGCCTTGGGCCCCCCTTCCGGCCCCCACAACCCACCTCCCAGCACCTC GAAGGAACCCAGTGCGGCAGCCCCAACGGGGGCTGGGGGCGTGGCCCCAGGCTCAGGGAACAACTCAGGGGGACCCAGCCTCCTGGTGCCACTGCCTGTGAATCCTCCCAGCTCCCCAACGCCCAGCTTCAGTGATGCCAAGGCAGCCGGTGCCCTGCTCAATGGGCCTCCACAGTTCAGCACCGCCCCAGAAATCAAG GCCCCTGAGCCTCTGAGCTCCTTGAAGTCCATGGCGGAACGGGCAGCCATCAGCTCTGGCATTGAGGACCCTGTGCCAACGCTGCACCTGACCGAGCGAG aCATCATCCTGAGCAGTACATCAGCACCTCCGGCCTCAGCCCAGCCGCCCCTGCAGCTGTCAGAGGTGAACATACCGCTGTCGCTGGGTGTCTGTCCACTGGGCCCTGTGCCCCTCACCAAGGAGCAGCTCTATCAGCAGGCCATGGAAGAGGCCGCCTGGCACCACATGCCTCACCCCTCTGACTCTGAGCGTATTCG GCAGTACCTCCCCCGGAACCCCTGTCCGACGCCCCCCTACCACCACCAGATGCCACCCCCACACTCGGACACTGTGGAATTCTACCAGCGCCTGTCGACCGAGACACTCTTCTTCATCTTCTACTATCTGGAG GGCACTAAGGCACAGTATCTGGCAGCCAAGGCCCTAAAGAAGCAGTCATGGCGATTCCACACCAAGTACATGATGTGGTTCCAGAGGCACGAGGAGCCCAAGACCATCACTGACGAGTTTGAGCAG GGCACCTACATCTACTTTGACTACGAGAAGTGGGGCCAGCGGAAGAAGGAAGGCTTCACCTTTGAGTACCGCTACCTGGAGGACCGGGACCTCCAGTGA